A part of Mesoplodon densirostris isolate mMesDen1 chromosome 10, mMesDen1 primary haplotype, whole genome shotgun sequence genomic DNA contains:
- the TREM2 gene encoding triggering receptor expressed on myeloid cells 2 — MEPLGLLILLFVTELSRAHNTTVFQGMAGRSLRVSCPYNFLKHWGRRKAWCRQLAEEGLCQQVVSTHPSWLLSFLKRYNGSTAITDDALGGTLTITLRNLQAHDAGLYQCQSLHGSEADTLRKVLVEVLADPLTYQDPGDLWIPEESESFEDAQVEHSISRNLSEESPFPPISILFLLACIFLSKLLAASALWVAAWHGQKRRTPHARGLDCGHDPGYQLQTLTGELGEYGGGWGLVRTHGGGEARERSARTTPACCTPAPWPPSLLVLLLQKATLPVPCFSWPLEAGICVTI, encoded by the exons ATGGAGCCTCTTGGGCTGCTCATCTTGCTCTTTGTCACAG AGCTATCTCGAGCCCACAACACCACGGTGTTCCAGGGCATGGCAGGCCGGTCCCTGAGGGTCTCCTGCCCCTACAACTTCTTGAAGCACTGGGGGAGACGCAAAGCCTGGTGCCGCCAGCTGGCTGAAGAGGGCCTGTGTCAGCAGGTGGTCAGCACTCACCCCTCGTGGCTGCTGTCTTTCCTGAAGAGGTACAATGGGAGCACGGCCATCACGGACGATGCCCTGGGTGGCACACTCACCATTACGCTGAGGAATCTTCAAGCCCACGACGCTGGCCTCTATCAGTGCCAGAGTCTCCATGGTAGCGAGGCCGACACCCTCAGGAAGGTCCTGGTGGAGGTGCTGGCTG ACCCCCTTACTTACCAGGACCCTGGAGATCTCTGGATCCCTGAGGAGTCTGAGAGCTTTGAAGATGCCCAGGTGGAGCACAGCATCTCCAG GAACCTTTCTGAAGAGAGCCCCTTCCCACCCATTTCCATCCTTTTCCTCCTGGCCTGCATCTTTCTCAGCAAGCTTCTGGCAGCCAGCGCTCTCTGGGTTGCAGCCTGGCATGGGCAGAAACGGAGGACACCCCATGCCAGGGGGCTGGACTGTGGCCATGACCCAGGTTACCAGCTCCAAACCTTGACAGGTGAGCTTGGCGAGTACGGTGGCGGCTGGGGGCTGGTGAG GACCCACGGTGGAGGAGAGGCCCGGGAGCGGTCTGCACGGACCACCCCAGCCTGCTGCACACCCGCCCCTTGGCCACCAAGTCTCCTGGTTCTGCTTTTACAAAAGGCCACTCTGCCTGTACCCTGCTTCTCCTGGCCCCTGGAAGCAGGgattt GTGTGACCATCTAG
- the TREML1 gene encoding trem-like transcript 1 protein isoform X1 gives MGPNLLLLLLLGLAGQGSAGSLPEVLQAPVGSSILVQCHYRLQDVKARKVWCRFLPEGCQPLVSSAVDRRAPASSRVFLTDLGGGLLQVEMVTLQEEDAGEYGCVVEGISGPQTVHRISLDVLPAEEDEENHQVSSLADISSSDPVGSASPLDPSRDKKSRPLIWGVVLLLGLLVLAVVLFAVMAKRKGNRLAACGRFQSSGVSGLAPSSVVHHISDSGLAADLPSDVPYVRLDSPPSFDNNTYTNLPLDSLSGKHPPPAPSCSPPLPPKAEICSKPVTYATVIFPGGDKSGGASFEPAQDPPNSEIPPS, from the exons ATGGGCCCcaacctgctgctgctgctgctcctgggaCTTGCAG gccagggctcggcTGGCAGCCTCCCTGAGGTGCTGCAGGCGCCTGTGGGGAGCTCCATCCTGGTGCAGTGCCACTACCGACTCCAGGATGTCAAGGCTCGCAAGGTGTGGTGCCGGTTCCTGCCAGAGGGATGCCAGCCCTTGGTGTCGTCAGCTGTGGATCGCAGGGCCCCAGCCAGCAGCCGTGTATTTCTCACTGACCTGGGGGGTGGCCTGCTCCAGGTGGAGATGGTTACCCTACAGGAGGAGGATGCCGGAGAGTACGGCTGCGTGGTAGAGGGAATCTCAGGGCCCCAGACTGTGCACAGAATCAGTCTGGATGTGCTCCCTGCAG AGG AGGACGAGGAGAACCATCAGGTCAGCAGTCTGGCTGACATCTCCTCTTCAGATCCTGTAGGCAGCGCCAGCCCATTGGATCCCAGCCGAGATAAGAAGAG CAGACCCTTGATTTGGGGTGTTGTGCTCCTGCTGGGCCTGCTGGTGCTGGCGGTGGTGCTGTTTGCTGTGATGGCCAAAAGGAAAG GGAACAGGCTTGCTGCCTGTGGACGATTTCAGAGCAGTGGAGTCTCAGGCTTG GCCCCCTCCTCCGTGGTCCACCACATCAGTGACTCTGGACTGGCTGCTGACTTGCCATCGGATGTACCGTATGTTAGGCTCGACTCGCCACCTTCCTTTGACAATAACACCTACACCAACCTTCCTCTTGATTCCCTGTCAGGGAaacacccacccccagccccgtcCTGTTCGCCCCCTCTGCCTCCTAAGGCTGAGATCTGCTCCAAGCCTGTGACATACGCCACAGTCATCTTCCCTGGAGGGGACAAGAGTGGAGGAGCCTCCTTCGAGCCAGCCCAGGATCCACCTAATAGCGAGATTCCACCCAGCTAA
- the TREML1 gene encoding trem-like transcript 1 protein isoform X2, whose protein sequence is MGPNLLLLLLLGLAGKDEENHQVSSLADISSSDPVGSASPLDPSRDKKSRPLIWGVVLLLGLLVLAVVLFAVMAKRKGNRLAACGRFQSSGVSGLAPSSVVHHISDSGLAADLPSDVPYVRLDSPPSFDNNTYTNLPLDSLSGKHPPPAPSCSPPLPPKAEICSKPVTYATVIFPGGDKSGGASFEPAQDPPNSEIPPS, encoded by the exons ATGGGCCCcaacctgctgctgctgctgctcctgggaCTTGCAGGTAAG GACGAGGAGAACCATCAGGTCAGCAGTCTGGCTGACATCTCCTCTTCAGATCCTGTAGGCAGCGCCAGCCCATTGGATCCCAGCCGAGATAAGAAGAG CAGACCCTTGATTTGGGGTGTTGTGCTCCTGCTGGGCCTGCTGGTGCTGGCGGTGGTGCTGTTTGCTGTGATGGCCAAAAGGAAAG GGAACAGGCTTGCTGCCTGTGGACGATTTCAGAGCAGTGGAGTCTCAGGCTTG GCCCCCTCCTCCGTGGTCCACCACATCAGTGACTCTGGACTGGCTGCTGACTTGCCATCGGATGTACCGTATGTTAGGCTCGACTCGCCACCTTCCTTTGACAATAACACCTACACCAACCTTCCTCTTGATTCCCTGTCAGGGAaacacccacccccagccccgtcCTGTTCGCCCCCTCTGCCTCCTAAGGCTGAGATCTGCTCCAAGCCTGTGACATACGCCACAGTCATCTTCCCTGGAGGGGACAAGAGTGGAGGAGCCTCCTTCGAGCCAGCCCAGGATCCACCTAATAGCGAGATTCCACCCAGCTAA